One window from the genome of Palaemon carinicauda isolate YSFRI2023 chromosome 24, ASM3689809v2, whole genome shotgun sequence encodes:
- the LOC137618339 gene encoding uncharacterized protein, whose protein sequence is MKLTLSIEGKKAVGLMDSGANCSLLSENWYLGNLKPKGVTLYNTSDYICDLSGNEINIIGHVVVDVEVSGMEQNSCVFYVKRAEKGRNGLGKNTNQECLVGMNVLSLLFEKWGVTKNVNVMALEKEGLKAEYSPVLDCCMRLVGQTMQVWQKEDIGYASCLRQQNRNVPSGSRKLIKVYIDSLKEVPKEYVVLEKIADESKNMLPPGVQVLPSFSICEWGVGYVCVANWSKDNVSIEAGSILATVQLGIREFMEDDDNENIEKLSETELQNHRRKLGVNVDESNLSKSDLVRLDKILYKYKNCFELNDSDLGLIKGWEHSIRLSCGKPIKLPYRRIAPTLIPEAKQLLDDLKKRGVIEESASPYAAPIVLVRKKGGGLRLCIDYRKLNEKTFKDAFPLPRVAECLDSLEGAKYFSTLDLAQGYHQVLLRKEDREKTAFSVPWGHFQYRRCPMAHGNCGDRFLFVERSTSGKEHILVLSDLFSKYVWAYPTKDQKATTVAKILVEELFYKYGIPQQLHTDQGRNFESALIKEICKRFNVKKSRTSPYHPEGNGQVERMNRTLYGLLRSLEEEKRNKWPLYLQSLVFAYDITPHSVTVFSPYFLLFGREPCISIESWGYLEDIYKFQDGDWLGQQCKMQKEVWDLVRRNTQKNWVSKAKPMLAKSRESDLEPLKGARQPQLGAGVPVSNYTLQILRPGSLKPDSHYRGVT, encoded by the exons ATGAAACTGACACTCAGCATAGAGGGAAAGAAAGCTGTGGGACTTATGGATTCTGGGGCAAACTGTAGTTTGTTGTCGGAAAATTGGTATTTGGGGAATCTAAAACCAAAAGGGGTGACATTGTATAATACTAGTGACTACATATGTGACCTGAgtggtaatgaaattaatataataggtCATGTCGTTGTTGATGTGGAAGTAAGTGGAATGGAACAGAACAGCTGTGTTTTCTATGTCAAGAGAGCTGAGAAGGGAAGGAATGGTCTTGGCAAGAACACTAACCAAGAGTGCCTTGTGGGCATGAATGTTTTGTCTTTGCTGTTCGAAAAATGGGGAGTCACCAAAAACGTTAACGTGATGGCATTAGAGAAAGAGGGATTAAAAGCTGAATATAGTCCAGTTTTGGATTGCTGTATGAGACTAGTTGGTCAAACTATGCAGGTTTGGCAAAAGGAGGATATAGGATATGCTAGTTGCTTAAGACAACAGAATAGAAATGTTccgtcaggtagcaggaaactaatTAAGGTATACATTGATAGCCTAAAGGAAGTGCCAAAGGAGTATGTAGTTTTAGAGAAAATAGCAGACGAGAGTAAAAATATGTTGCCTCCGGGAGTTCAGGTCTTGCCCAGTTTTTCTATATGTGAATGGGGTGTTGGATATGTCTGTGTGGCTAATTGGTCTAAAGATAATGTTAGCATTGAAGCAGGCAGTATATTGGCCACGGTGCAACTTGGCATCAGGGAGTTtatggaggatgatgataatgagaatattgaaaaactatCAGAGACAGAACTTCAAAACCACAGACGGAAGTTGGGAGTCAATGTTGATGAAAGTAACCTAAGTAAATCGGATTTGGTAAGACTTGATAAGATACTCTACAAATATAAGAACTGTTTTGAGCTAAATGATTCGGACCTAGGTTTGATAAAGGGATGGGAACATTCCATTAGATTGTCCTGTGGGAAACCTATCAAATTACCGTATAGAAGAATAGCACCCACGTTAATCCCCGAGGCCAAACAGTTGCTTGATGACTTAAAGAAACGGGGTGTAATTGAAGAaagtgcaagtccttatgcagcACCTATAGTCCTTGTGAGAAAGAAGGGGGGAGGCCTAaggttgtgcattgattataggaaattgaatgaaaaaacttttaaGGATGCATTTCCTCTTCCTAGAGTAGCGGAGTGTCTGGATTCATTGGAAGGGGCCAAATACTTTTCGACTTTAGACCTTGCGCAGggctatcatcaagttttgttaaggaaagaagatagagagaaaactgcATTTTCTGTACCATGGGGACACTTTCAGTATCGCAGGTGTCCAATGG CCCATGGAAATTGTGGCGATAGATTTTTGTTCGTGGAAAGATCAACCTCTGGAAAGgagcatattttagttttaagtgacctgtttagcaaatacgtatgggcatatccaacaaaggatcagaaagcgacaacagtggctaaaatattggtcgaagagctcttttataaatatggaattccTCAGCAGCTTCATACTGACCAAGGGAGAAATTTCGAAAGCGCTCTAATTAAAGAAATCTGTAAGAGGTTCAATGTAAAGAAATCACGCACTTCTCCATATCACCCTGAAGGAaatggtcaagtggaaagaatgaatagaactctgtacggtctacttagaagtttggaggaggagaagaggaacaaaTGGCCATTGTATTTGCAGAGTTTAGTATTTGCGTATGATATAACACCTCACTCTGTGACAGTTTTTTCTCCGTATTTCTTGTTATTCGGGAGGGAACCTTGTATTTCAATCGAGAGCTGGGGGTATCTGGAAGACATTTACAAATTTCAAGACGGAGACTGGTTAGGTCagcaatgcaaaatgcaaaaagaaGTTTGGGATTTGGTTAGAAGGAACACACAAAAAAACTGGGTATCAAAAGCAAAGCCAATGTTAGCAAAGTCTAGAGAAAGTGATTTGGAG CCTCTGAAGGGAgcaaggcagcctcaacttggtgccggtgtaccggtttcaaattacacCCTCCAAATCTTAcgccccggtagtttgaaaccggattcacatTACCGGGGTGTAACTTGA